In Streptomyces nojiriensis, one genomic interval encodes:
- a CDS encoding MsnO8 family LLM class oxidoreductase, translating to MLDIPLSALEVAMVQTGTRAADTLRDTTAFAQGLEDLGYHRLWYAEHHHSPAIGAFPPVVLTAHAAASTSAIRLGSGGVLAPNHAPITLAEQFGTLAALHEDRIDLGIGRGPGTFDDATARALRRGGDPATDAEYRDDVAAILSFLVDEVALGPLPEPWLLASSPAGAALAAELGLPVAVAHHIRPDNTLAVLERYRSAFSPSRWCERPRVLLCVEAVCAETEEEAVRRAGPMNVVKAGLLRGESQIPFPTPAQAATHPFTEQERQALAGFRAQQAVGTPETVVARLAHLAAGTGADELMLATPVYDLGDRIASYALIKKHCGAMTAP from the coding sequence ATGCTCGACATACCCCTTTCAGCGCTGGAAGTCGCGATGGTGCAAACGGGCACCCGGGCCGCCGACACCCTGCGGGACACCACGGCCTTCGCCCAAGGACTGGAGGACCTCGGCTACCACCGCCTCTGGTACGCGGAGCATCACCACTCTCCCGCGATCGGCGCGTTCCCGCCGGTCGTACTGACCGCGCACGCCGCCGCGTCGACCTCGGCCATCCGCCTCGGTTCGGGCGGGGTCCTGGCGCCGAACCACGCCCCCATCACGCTGGCGGAGCAGTTCGGCACGCTCGCGGCCCTGCACGAGGACCGCATCGACCTGGGCATCGGCCGCGGCCCCGGCACGTTCGACGACGCCACCGCGCGGGCACTGCGCCGCGGCGGCGACCCGGCGACGGATGCCGAGTACCGGGACGACGTGGCCGCCATCCTTTCGTTCCTGGTGGACGAGGTGGCACTGGGTCCGCTGCCGGAGCCGTGGCTGCTGGCCTCCAGCCCCGCAGGGGCCGCGCTCGCCGCGGAACTCGGGCTGCCGGTCGCCGTAGCGCACCACATCAGGCCGGACAACACCCTTGCCGTTCTGGAGCGTTACCGGTCGGCGTTCTCCCCGTCCCGCTGGTGCGAGCGGCCCCGGGTGCTGCTGTGCGTGGAGGCGGTGTGCGCGGAGACGGAGGAGGAAGCCGTCCGTCGTGCCGGGCCGATGAACGTCGTCAAGGCCGGCCTCCTGAGGGGGGAGAGCCAGATCCCCTTCCCCACCCCCGCGCAGGCGGCCACCCACCCCTTCACGGAGCAGGAGCGGCAGGCACTGGCGGGCTTCCGCGCCCAGCAGGCCGTCGGCACGCCCGAGACCGTCGTGGCGCGGCTCGCACACCTGGCCGCCGGGACCGGGGCGGACGAGCTGATGCTGGCCACGCCCGTCTACGACCTCGGCGACCGCATCGCCTCGTACGCGCTCATCAAGAAGCACTGCGGAGCCATGACGGCGCCCTAG
- a CDS encoding polysaccharide deacetylase family protein, giving the protein MRITTSSARRRRAGYVAAAALLGLLAAAGTPAYAATDGSVVRTPDAPPSGHSAPAGTAGTAQGPAHSAAHGAAQGASGVPLGISRLAQGAGRQVAITIDDGPDPRWTPQVLETLRKNHVKATFCMIGTKAQKYPELVRAVAADGHRLCDHSVDHDVTMDHKPVAYQRQQILDGKAMIEKAVPGVPVAYYRAPGGAFTPDSRAIAAASGMRPLGWSVDPQDWSRPGLKAILSSVEGKLPRQPTVLFHDGGGDRSETVAALKEYLPWLTEQGYSFSFPARTT; this is encoded by the coding sequence ATGCGCATCACCACCAGTTCCGCACGTCGTCGACGGGCGGGGTACGTCGCTGCGGCCGCCCTCCTCGGGCTCCTGGCGGCAGCCGGCACCCCGGCGTACGCCGCCACCGACGGCTCGGTGGTCCGCACCCCGGACGCGCCCCCGTCCGGCCACTCCGCACCGGCCGGCACCGCAGGCACCGCCCAGGGCCCGGCGCACAGTGCCGCCCACGGTGCCGCTCAGGGCGCCTCCGGGGTCCCGCTGGGGATCTCCCGGCTGGCACAGGGCGCGGGCCGCCAGGTCGCGATCACCATCGACGACGGTCCGGACCCCCGCTGGACGCCCCAGGTCCTGGAGACGCTGCGAAAGAACCACGTCAAGGCCACTTTCTGCATGATCGGCACCAAGGCGCAGAAGTACCCGGAGCTGGTGCGTGCGGTTGCCGCCGACGGGCACCGGCTGTGCGACCACTCCGTCGACCACGACGTCACGATGGACCACAAGCCCGTCGCCTACCAGCGGCAGCAGATCCTCGACGGCAAGGCCATGATCGAGAAGGCGGTTCCCGGGGTCCCGGTCGCCTACTACCGCGCGCCGGGCGGAGCCTTCACCCCGGACAGCCGCGCGATCGCCGCCGCGAGCGGGATGCGGCCGCTGGGCTGGAGCGTCGATCCCCAGGACTGGAGCAGGCCGGGCCTGAAGGCCATCCTCTCCTCCGTGGAGGGCAAGCTCCCCCGGCAGCCGACGGTCCTCTTCCACGACGGCGGCGGCGACCGCAGCGAGACCGTCGCCGCGCTGAAGGAGTACCTGCCCTGGCTCACGGAGCAGGGCTACAGCTTCTCCTTCCCAGCCCGCACCACCTGA
- a CDS encoding FAD-dependent monooxygenase, which yields MTNRHAVVVGAGIGGLTGAVALHRRGWRVTVCERSPEPPVTGAGIGLAPNALRALDAVGVDVSRAIGGAVPATMGVRRPDGRWLTRAGTADMAARYGMAPLAVPRPALTATLAAALPPSALRYGTEVTGVDDAEDRPTVRTAAGPGIRADLVVAADGIHSPLRRAHFPAHPGLHYLGETAWRTIVDAPDLRIPAMSETWGRGERFGVTPLVDGRYYLYATAVVPPDTRLTDPRTELRRRFGTWHDPIPALLDRVGRQGAADVLRNDLYDLAAPLPYLHHGRIAWLGDAAHAMAPNLGQGGCQAIEDAVVLARLLPAGERGDGGDTAVPAALAAYTAARHARTDAVRLRARRVGRLGVLRNPVVVAVRDLAVRVTPARLALRGMDDLFNGFRLPA from the coding sequence ATGACGAACCGTCACGCGGTGGTGGTCGGAGCCGGAATCGGCGGCCTCACGGGCGCCGTCGCACTGCACCGCCGGGGCTGGCGCGTGACCGTCTGCGAACGCTCCCCCGAACCCCCCGTCACCGGCGCCGGCATCGGCCTCGCCCCCAACGCCCTGCGCGCACTCGACGCGGTCGGCGTCGATGTCTCCCGAGCGATCGGCGGCGCCGTACCCGCGACGATGGGCGTGCGGCGCCCCGACGGCCGGTGGCTCACCCGGGCGGGCACCGCCGACATGGCGGCCCGCTACGGCATGGCGCCCCTCGCCGTCCCGCGCCCGGCCCTCACCGCCACCCTCGCCGCCGCGCTGCCGCCGTCCGCCCTGCGGTACGGCACCGAGGTGACCGGGGTCGACGATGCCGAGGACCGGCCGACCGTCCGTACGGCGGCGGGCCCGGGCATCCGAGCCGATCTGGTCGTCGCCGCCGACGGCATCCACAGTCCGCTGCGCCGCGCGCACTTCCCCGCGCACCCCGGACTGCACTATCTCGGTGAGACGGCCTGGCGGACCATCGTGGACGCCCCGGACCTGCGGATACCGGCCATGAGCGAGACGTGGGGGCGGGGGGAGCGGTTCGGGGTGACCCCCCTCGTGGACGGCCGCTACTACCTCTACGCCACCGCGGTCGTCCCGCCGGACACCCGTCTCACCGACCCGCGCACCGAACTGCGGCGGCGCTTCGGCACATGGCACGACCCCATTCCGGCGCTGCTGGACCGCGTCGGGCGCCAGGGCGCTGCCGATGTCCTGCGGAACGACCTCTACGACCTGGCCGCCCCGCTCCCGTACCTGCACCACGGCCGGATCGCCTGGCTGGGCGACGCGGCCCACGCCATGGCCCCCAACCTGGGGCAGGGCGGCTGCCAGGCCATCGAGGACGCTGTGGTCCTCGCCCGTCTGCTGCCCGCCGGAGAGCGCGGCGACGGCGGGGACACCGCCGTTCCGGCCGCCCTCGCCGCGTACACCGCCGCCCGCCACGCCCGCACCGACGCCGTGCGCCTTCGTGCCCGCCGCGTCGGACGGCTGGGCGTGCTGCGCAACCCGGTCGTGGTGGCCGTCCGTGATCTCGCGGTCCGGGTCACCCCGGCCCGTCTGGCCCTGCGCGGCATGGACGACCTCTTCAACGGGTTCCGCCTCCCCGCGTAG
- a CDS encoding serine hydrolase domain-containing protein, producing the protein MPTRARARRSRLRTGLSAAVLTAAALGGLLQPAQAAGDPGPGDGRQRHDKRLQRQLDGLVAQEDGPPGAIAMLTRGDRTEVYTAGVGDIATGRPPHPDDHMRIASIAKAFSGAVALRLVDQGVLSLDDTIGERLPGQPEAWHAVTLRQLLQHTSGLPDYSADPGFLEILTADPRHVFDPRTLLDFVADEPLRFVPGSLYEYSNSDNIAVALMAEAVTDRRYEDLLKELVYRPLGLRRTSLPLGYRLPQPYLHGYDVQPPAEPEDISEAVGASGVWASGGIVSTPRELGTFIRAYGGPTLLSAQTRKEQLTFRPGDSSEPAGPGTNAAGLAIFQYTTRCGVLYGHTGNFPGYTQLAATTPDGTRSLTFSINTQTSKGNKPALLARLRTVQENFACALLKEH; encoded by the coding sequence ATGCCGACCCGTGCCCGTGCCCGCCGAAGCCGTCTCCGTACCGGACTGTCCGCCGCCGTCCTGACCGCCGCCGCACTCGGCGGGCTCCTGCAGCCCGCGCAGGCGGCCGGTGACCCGGGTCCGGGCGACGGCCGCCAGCGCCACGACAAGCGTCTCCAGCGGCAGCTCGACGGGCTGGTCGCCCAGGAGGACGGCCCGCCCGGGGCGATCGCCATGCTCACCCGGGGAGACCGTACGGAGGTGTACACGGCCGGTGTGGGCGACATCGCGACCGGCCGCCCACCGCACCCCGACGACCACATGCGCATCGCCAGCATCGCCAAGGCGTTCAGCGGGGCCGTTGCCCTCCGGCTCGTCGACCAGGGCGTGCTCTCCCTCGACGACACCATCGGCGAGCGGCTGCCCGGCCAGCCCGAGGCCTGGCACGCGGTGACGCTGCGCCAGCTCCTCCAGCACACGAGCGGCCTGCCGGACTACTCGGCCGACCCCGGGTTCCTGGAGATCCTCACCGCCGACCCGCGCCACGTGTTCGACCCGCGCACCCTCCTCGACTTCGTGGCCGACGAGCCGCTGCGCTTCGTCCCCGGCTCCCTGTACGAGTACTCCAACTCGGACAACATCGCCGTCGCGCTCATGGCCGAGGCCGTCACCGACCGACGCTACGAGGACCTCCTCAAGGAGCTCGTGTACCGCCCGCTGGGGCTGCGCCGCACCAGCCTGCCCCTGGGCTACCGGCTCCCGCAGCCGTACCTGCACGGCTACGACGTCCAGCCGCCGGCCGAACCGGAGGACATCAGCGAGGCCGTGGGCGCCTCCGGTGTCTGGGCCTCCGGCGGCATCGTCTCCACCCCCCGGGAACTGGGCACCTTCATCCGGGCCTATGGCGGCCCCACCTTGCTGTCGGCGCAGACCCGCAAGGAGCAGCTGACCTTCCGTCCCGGCGACTCCTCGGAGCCTGCCGGTCCCGGCACCAACGCCGCCGGGCTGGCGATCTTCCAGTACACCACCCGCTGCGGGGTGCTCTACGGCCACACCGGGAACTTCCCCGGGTACACCCAGCTCGCCGCCACCACACCCGACGGCACCCGGTCGCTGACCTTCTCGATCAACACCCAGACCAGCAAGGGCAACAAGCCCGCGCTGCTGGCCCGACTGCGCACCGTGCAGGAGAACTTCGCCTGCGCCCTGCTCAAGGAGCACTGA
- a CDS encoding MBL fold metallo-hydrolase yields MAEGTSFIDFDSPASRPRELDVRWIHGSPSAKHNTDPDIQVYAYDEHTVILRQNMAIDYEAPFLFLLFGNDRAVLIDTGATASGEFFPLRPVVDRLVDGWLARHPRQEYHLLVLHTHAHGDHTAGDGQFAGRPDTTVVAADLPTAWKHFGFDENPTATARVDLGGRGLECLATPGHHESAVTYYDPWTGFLLTGDTVYPGRLYIQDRHAFTRTIDRLIEFCERRPVTHVMGCHIEMTTEPGVDYPVRTTYQPHEPPLQMTTDHLHEIRAALDEIGTQPRRLAFPLFVLCPDD; encoded by the coding sequence ATGGCTGAAGGCACGTCCTTCATCGATTTCGACAGCCCGGCTTCTCGGCCTCGCGAGTTGGACGTCCGCTGGATCCACGGCTCACCATCGGCCAAGCACAACACCGACCCGGACATCCAGGTCTACGCGTACGACGAGCACACGGTCATCCTGCGGCAGAACATGGCGATCGACTACGAAGCGCCGTTTCTCTTCCTGCTGTTCGGCAACGACCGGGCGGTGCTGATCGATACCGGGGCCACTGCGTCCGGTGAGTTCTTCCCCTTGCGCCCGGTGGTGGACCGGCTCGTCGACGGCTGGCTCGCCCGCCACCCCCGCCAGGAGTACCACCTGCTGGTGCTGCACACCCATGCCCACGGCGACCACACCGCGGGCGACGGCCAGTTCGCCGGCCGTCCCGACACCACAGTGGTCGCGGCAGACCTGCCCACGGCCTGGAAGCATTTCGGATTCGACGAGAACCCCACCGCCACGGCTAGGGTCGATCTGGGCGGCCGCGGGCTCGAGTGCCTGGCCACCCCCGGGCACCACGAGAGCGCCGTCACGTACTACGACCCGTGGACCGGGTTCCTGCTCACCGGCGACACGGTCTATCCGGGCCGCCTCTACATCCAGGATCGGCACGCGTTCACCCGGACCATCGACCGGCTGATCGAGTTCTGCGAACGCCGACCGGTCACCCACGTCATGGGCTGTCACATCGAGATGACCACCGAACCGGGCGTGGACTACCCGGTCCGCACCACCTACCAGCCCCACGAACCCCCACTGCAGATGACCACCGACCACCTGCACGAGATCCGCGCCGCACTCGACGAGATCGGCACTCAGCCCCGACGGCTGGCCTTCCCCCTCTTCGTCCTCTGCCCGGACGACTGA
- a CDS encoding YwqG family protein yields the protein MTHAPVEALHDLAHSHLPPDDAARWIGLLTPGLRLAHAGGGPVAGRLGGLPDLPLDLPWPVWEGYGPLSLIASLDCAALTAAGNCGLALPDSGTLLFFLHDGRPDGGDSLVHASDPGTRPGARVLHVPAGTPTRTLPAPPGLPPYPEVPLTAQAGMTVPAYDAPVVRAAFGEVVDSRQWRHHPVNARAFTTALSALDSAPGDVRHRLGGHPVPVQGAVEREIAHAALGPGVSWNDPRLDEEAARWMLLAQIDTDDEADMMWGDVGTLYWLIRPADLAAGRFDEASFAWQCC from the coding sequence ATGACGCACGCTCCTGTCGAGGCTCTGCACGACCTCGCCCATAGCCACCTCCCGCCCGATGACGCCGCGCGCTGGATCGGCCTGCTCACCCCCGGCCTGCGCCTGGCCCACGCGGGCGGCGGACCGGTGGCGGGGCGGCTCGGCGGGCTCCCGGACCTGCCTCTCGACCTGCCGTGGCCCGTGTGGGAGGGATACGGCCCGCTGTCCCTCATCGCCTCGCTCGACTGCGCGGCCCTCACGGCGGCCGGCAACTGCGGGCTCGCCCTGCCCGACTCCGGAACCCTGCTGTTCTTCCTCCACGACGGGCGGCCCGACGGCGGCGACTCCCTCGTCCACGCCTCGGACCCCGGCACCCGGCCCGGCGCCCGGGTGCTGCACGTACCCGCAGGCACCCCCACCCGCACGCTCCCCGCCCCGCCCGGGCTCCCTCCGTATCCCGAGGTGCCGCTGACCGCACAGGCGGGGATGACCGTACCGGCCTACGACGCCCCCGTCGTGCGGGCCGCGTTCGGCGAGGTCGTGGACTCCCGGCAGTGGCGCCACCACCCGGTCAACGCCAGGGCGTTCACCACCGCCCTCAGCGCCCTCGACTCCGCTCCGGGCGATGTGCGGCACCGGCTCGGGGGCCACCCCGTGCCCGTACAGGGTGCCGTGGAGCGGGAGATCGCCCACGCGGCGCTCGGCCCCGGCGTCTCCTGGAACGACCCCCGCCTGGACGAGGAGGCAGCCCGGTGGATGCTGCTCGCGCAGATCGACACCGACGACGAGGCGGACATGATGTGGGGTGACGTCGGCACCCTCTACTGGCTCATCCGCCCCGCCGACCTCGCCGCGGGCCGCTTCGACGAGGCGAGCTTCGCCTGGCAGTGCTGCTGA
- a CDS encoding rhomboid-like protein, with protein sequence MNSQSLRGALDGLVRAVRGYPRRAPLTLAYVCLLLGSHAWVGHGLSTERAAAVLGHVSTNLDNLQDHPVPALLGSALFFDGTLTDVTSTDFVGTLITLGLGVCCFLAWVEHRWGRVRAVAVFLGGHVAATLLTAVVIAVALRHGWYPAAVRQALDYGVSYGAQTVLAIGTLALPRRGRLPWAAFVIAWPLGGADWSGPLPDFTTVGHLTAAALGFGLLGVPALRRQRVRATAPSRAATGSGQRRGPVPEPTPSPAAGTKTPPSSA encoded by the coding sequence ATGAACTCTCAGTCACTGCGGGGTGCTCTGGACGGGCTCGTCCGCGCCGTGCGGGGGTACCCGCGCCGCGCGCCGCTGACCCTCGCCTACGTCTGCCTGCTCCTGGGCAGCCACGCCTGGGTCGGCCACGGCCTGTCCACCGAACGGGCGGCCGCCGTGCTGGGCCACGTCAGCACCAACCTGGACAACCTGCAGGACCATCCGGTGCCCGCGCTGCTCGGCAGCGCGCTGTTCTTCGACGGTACGCTCACGGACGTCACCTCGACCGACTTCGTGGGCACGCTGATCACCTTGGGCCTCGGCGTCTGCTGCTTCCTGGCCTGGGTGGAGCACCGGTGGGGGAGGGTGCGCGCCGTGGCCGTGTTCCTCGGCGGGCACGTCGCGGCCACCCTGCTCACCGCTGTCGTCATCGCCGTTGCGTTGCGGCACGGTTGGTATCCGGCGGCCGTCCGGCAGGCCTTGGACTACGGGGTCAGCTACGGAGCCCAGACCGTGCTGGCGATCGGCACGCTCGCCCTGCCGCGCCGGGGCCGCCTTCCCTGGGCCGCCTTCGTCATCGCCTGGCCGCTCGGCGGAGCCGACTGGAGCGGGCCGCTGCCGGACTTCACCACCGTCGGCCATCTCACGGCGGCGGCCCTCGGGTTCGGGCTGTTGGGGGTCCCGGCCCTCAGACGTCAACGGGTCCGCGCTACCGCGCCGTCCCGCGCCGCGACCGGCTCCGGGCAGCGGCGAGGCCCCGTTCCGGAACCGACGCCGTCACCGGCAGCCGGAACAAAGACGCCTCCCTCCTCGGCCTGA
- a CDS encoding MarR family winged helix-turn-helix transcriptional regulator: MEAKMSVEHDPPLDRVARIQADWRRERPDLDVGPQGVIGRLHRLADRLGAELGLVYDRYGLSEGEFDVLCALRRAGEPFERAPGELAAHTMVTTGAMTKRIDRLERSGLVTRRRSDDDQRGRIVALTSAGRDLVDRAFTDHMRNERRLLDLVTPEEAAVLETLLATWLSRLED; this comes from the coding sequence ATGGAAGCAAAAATGTCCGTCGAGCACGATCCGCCCCTGGACCGGGTGGCCAGGATCCAGGCCGACTGGCGTCGCGAAAGGCCTGACCTCGATGTCGGCCCACAGGGCGTGATCGGCCGACTGCACCGCCTCGCCGACCGGCTCGGCGCGGAACTCGGCCTCGTCTACGACCGCTACGGCCTCAGCGAGGGGGAGTTCGACGTCCTGTGCGCACTGCGCCGTGCAGGTGAGCCCTTCGAGCGGGCGCCGGGCGAGCTCGCCGCGCACACCATGGTCACCACCGGTGCGATGACCAAGCGGATCGACCGCCTGGAGCGGTCCGGACTCGTCACCCGCCGACGCTCCGACGACGACCAGCGCGGCCGGATCGTCGCCCTCACCTCGGCCGGACGCGACCTCGTGGACCGGGCGTTCACCGACCACATGCGCAACGAACGCCGCCTGCTGGACCTCGTGACGCCCGAGGAGGCCGCGGTACTCGAAACGCTGCTCGCCACCTGGCTGTCCCGCCTGGAGGACTGA